A genomic region of Marinobacter sp. NP-4(2019) contains the following coding sequences:
- the tssJ gene encoding type VI secretion system lipoprotein TssJ — MKYSKGILLAVVFAMVGCSTPYNAVSKTAKVLWDPDIPVGYPEDLPSRVDLTMLAEPDVNPNESLAPTPIAFQVIEMRDSSMLMAGDFDQLLNDLEDSLGQNYIDHDDYSLVPGQFRFVEPFEISQDTRFIGIIAFYAYPNLSQWKKVVKVDPIGGRYHLMVNLREREVQLRRSDES, encoded by the coding sequence GTGAAATACAGTAAAGGGATATTACTGGCCGTTGTCTTTGCGATGGTGGGCTGCAGCACGCCCTACAACGCGGTCTCGAAAACCGCCAAGGTGCTGTGGGATCCGGACATTCCCGTGGGGTATCCGGAGGACCTGCCCAGCCGCGTGGATCTCACCATGCTGGCTGAGCCGGACGTCAATCCAAACGAATCGCTGGCACCCACTCCGATTGCTTTCCAGGTGATAGAGATGCGGGACAGCTCCATGCTGATGGCTGGGGATTTCGACCAACTGCTGAACGATTTGGAGGACTCCCTCGGCCAGAACTACATCGATCACGATGATTATTCCCTGGTACCTGGCCAGTTCCGCTTTGTCGAACCGTTCGAGATCAGCCAGGACACCCGTTTCATCGGCATCATTGCGTTCTACGCCTACCCCAATCTGTCCCAGTGGAAGAAGGTGGTGAAGGTGGACCCCATTGGTGGTCGCTATCACCTGATGGTCAACCTGCGTGAGCGGGAAGTTCAACTCAGAAGATCGGATGAATCCTGA
- the tssK gene encoding type VI secretion system baseplate subunit TssK, giving the protein MAVVNRVVWSDGLFIKPQHFQQQQRYLEHQINERALAISDYLYGFGDLELNAEYLSFGRIGLVHASGLFPDGTRFSLPQDDVMPEPLEITDASVANQVVYLALPLSSDALAEVEWPDAAVSGRFRAHAEEVRDLHSIDGDTHIIDVARVAPRLMLEREDRSAYAALAIGRILEKRPDGSLVMDPNFMPTMLSVRAAPRLQRFVGEMAGLMKERARNIAERVGAPGQGGVADVADFMLLQMLNRAHPRFMHLARLRQLHPERLYEALLELCGELVTFTDENRLPREYTAYDHDLPEASFTPLMQVLRQSLSTVLEPRALAIQLQERQYGLTVAPIQDAQLLGSAEFILAVKADMPLDDLRKQFTQQCKVASVEKIRDLISLQLPGIPLSALPVAPRQLPYHAGFVYFRLDDQSQAWQMLDNASGFAFHVAGSFPGMEMQFWAIRS; this is encoded by the coding sequence ATGGCTGTCGTGAATCGAGTGGTCTGGAGTGACGGGCTGTTTATCAAACCCCAGCACTTCCAGCAACAACAACGGTACCTGGAACACCAGATCAACGAACGGGCACTGGCGATTTCAGACTATCTGTATGGCTTCGGCGATCTGGAACTGAATGCCGAATACCTGAGCTTTGGACGCATCGGCCTGGTGCATGCCAGCGGCCTGTTCCCGGACGGAACCCGCTTTAGCCTGCCACAGGATGACGTGATGCCAGAGCCGCTGGAAATCACCGATGCCTCGGTGGCCAACCAGGTGGTTTACCTGGCGTTACCCCTGAGCAGCGACGCGCTGGCGGAAGTGGAATGGCCGGACGCTGCCGTGTCCGGTCGGTTTCGTGCCCATGCTGAGGAAGTTCGTGACCTGCACTCCATCGACGGAGATACCCACATCATTGATGTGGCCCGGGTGGCGCCGCGCCTGATGCTGGAGCGGGAGGACCGCAGCGCCTATGCGGCCCTGGCCATTGGCCGGATCCTGGAGAAACGCCCGGATGGCAGCCTGGTGATGGACCCGAACTTCATGCCGACCATGCTCAGTGTGCGTGCGGCCCCGCGGCTGCAACGCTTTGTCGGCGAAATGGCCGGACTGATGAAGGAACGGGCGAGGAACATCGCCGAACGTGTGGGCGCACCGGGGCAGGGCGGCGTCGCCGATGTGGCGGATTTCATGCTGCTGCAGATGCTCAACCGGGCCCACCCCCGCTTCATGCATCTGGCCCGGCTTCGACAGCTCCATCCCGAGCGCCTGTACGAGGCCCTGCTGGAACTGTGCGGGGAACTGGTGACCTTCACCGATGAAAATCGACTGCCCCGGGAATACACGGCCTACGATCATGACCTGCCGGAAGCGTCGTTTACGCCGCTGATGCAGGTACTGAGGCAGTCCCTGAGCACCGTGCTGGAGCCGCGAGCCCTGGCGATCCAGCTGCAGGAACGCCAGTACGGTCTGACCGTGGCGCCGATTCAGGATGCCCAGTTGCTCGGCAGTGCGGAGTTTATCCTGGCGGTGAAAGCGGACATGCCCCTGGACGATCTGCGCAAGCAGTTCACCCAGCAGTGCAAGGTGGCGTCGGTGGAAAAGATCCGCGATCTGATCAGCCTGCAACTGCCGGGCATACCGCTTTCGGCCCTGCCGGTGGCGCCGCGTCAGCTGCCTTACCACGCCGGTTTTGTGTATTTCCGTCTGGACGACCAGAGCCAGGCCTGGCAGATGCTCGACAACGCCAGCGGCTTTGCCTTCCACGTGGCCGGCAGTTTCCCGGGTATGGAAATGCAGTTCTGGGCAATCAGGAGCTAA
- the tagH gene encoding type VI secretion system-associated FHA domain protein TagH, whose product MDERQSLKLEISNPTTTGSGLLPEHVFTMAGGSIGTAENDTWKLSSHRTGAMAGHAEVRFIDGVFCLIDRSGRTYINSASQPIGRGRRARLNSGDTITIGRYQIRAELIRGRRHDAGPVPAGEGEDRTLVDVEESGLVRAEDRELEAAGHEPLQGLTPAPGQSVSADPLDHWAADETRQTEEVKTREENSLLASDPKWFAAEGEVTDEYREHRDVAVGLPVRQGEQDRMSVQLPRKNRQQAADQSRQHISGAPLLNGMDTDLGFGDSDEMRLFLEEAGQTLKATVEGLLALHQGEDSRHQALRTRLQPIEDNPLRLGESYQDTVQTLFASQRSPVHLSAPAAVSESLQSLRHHQVATSEAIREALDAILHAFSPEALLRRFHGYRRGLQQHEDEGRWAWDMYQHYYRELKSSRQQGFERLFQEVFEQAYDQHLRQLQRENLS is encoded by the coding sequence ATGGATGAACGTCAGTCACTGAAGCTGGAAATCAGCAACCCCACCACCACGGGCAGCGGCCTGCTGCCGGAGCATGTTTTCACCATGGCGGGGGGCTCCATTGGCACAGCGGAGAATGACACCTGGAAGTTGTCATCCCACCGCACCGGCGCCATGGCAGGACACGCCGAGGTGCGATTTATTGACGGCGTGTTCTGCCTGATTGATCGCAGTGGCCGCACCTACATCAACAGTGCCAGCCAACCCATCGGCCGTGGCCGGCGGGCGCGACTGAACAGCGGCGATACCATAACCATAGGGCGCTACCAGATCCGCGCTGAGCTGATCCGTGGTCGCCGCCACGATGCCGGCCCTGTTCCGGCCGGTGAGGGCGAGGATCGTACCCTGGTGGATGTCGAGGAAAGCGGGCTGGTGCGCGCGGAGGACCGGGAACTGGAAGCGGCCGGTCATGAGCCTCTGCAGGGGTTGACCCCGGCTCCGGGGCAGTCGGTCAGCGCGGATCCGCTGGACCACTGGGCGGCGGACGAAACCCGACAGACGGAAGAGGTAAAGACCCGGGAGGAGAACAGTCTGCTGGCCAGTGACCCAAAATGGTTCGCGGCCGAAGGCGAAGTGACCGATGAATACCGGGAACACCGCGATGTCGCGGTCGGATTGCCGGTCAGACAAGGAGAACAGGACAGGATGTCAGTACAGTTGCCCCGAAAAAACAGACAGCAGGCCGCCGACCAGAGCCGTCAACACATCAGTGGTGCGCCCTTGCTAAACGGCATGGACACCGATCTGGGCTTTGGCGATAGTGATGAAATGCGGCTGTTCCTGGAAGAAGCCGGCCAGACCCTGAAAGCCACGGTGGAGGGGTTGCTGGCATTGCACCAGGGTGAGGACAGCCGCCACCAGGCGCTGCGGACGCGGCTGCAGCCGATTGAGGACAACCCGCTGCGCCTGGGCGAGAGTTACCAGGACACGGTCCAGACGCTGTTTGCCAGCCAGCGCAGTCCCGTCCACCTGTCCGCGCCGGCGGCGGTCAGCGAGAGCCTGCAGAGCCTGCGGCACCATCAGGTCGCGACCAGTGAAGCCATTCGCGAGGCGCTGGATGCCATCCTTCACGCCTTTTCCCCGGAAGCCCTGTTGCGCCGTTTTCATGGCTATCGTCGTGGCTTGCAGCAGCATGAGGACGAAGGTCGCTGGGCCTGGGATATGTACCAGCATTATTACCGTGAACTGAAGTCCAGTCGTCAGCAGGGCTTTGAGCGTCTCTTCCAGGAGGTGTTTGAGCAGGCTTACGACCAACACTTGCGTCAACTACAGAGGGAGAATCTGTCGTGA
- the tssC gene encoding type VI secretion system contractile sheath large subunit, producing the protein MSDTAVQQSAASESVAEGSLLDQVMANSRMAPADEGYDVARKGVATFIANLLKSDEKGQPVNKALVDQMVVELDRKISAQMDEILHAPKLQELESSWRGLKLMVDRTEFRENIKVDILHATKAELLEDFEFAPDVTQAGFYKHIYSTEYGQFGGEPVGAVVGNYAFTPSTPDMKLLQYVSSVGAMAHAPFLSSVAPSFFGVDSYQELPAIKELKAVFEGPKYAKWRSLRESEDARYLGLTSPRFLLRVPYDPTENPVRSFNYKEDVSGDHEHYLWGNTAYLLATRLTESFAKYRWCPNIIGPQSGGAVEDLPVHLFESFGQLEAKIPTEVLITDRREYEMADEGFIALTMRKGSDNAAFFSANSVQKPKQFPNTKEGKEAETNYKLGTQLPYMMIVNRLAHYIKVLQREQIGSWKERQDLERELNTWIRQYVADQENPPAEVRSRRPLRAAQVTVSDVEGDPGWYQVSLAVRPHFKYMGANFELSLVGRLDKD; encoded by the coding sequence ATGTCTGATACTGCTGTGCAGCAATCGGCTGCCTCCGAATCCGTAGCAGAAGGGTCCTTGCTGGATCAGGTCATGGCCAACAGCCGTATGGCGCCGGCCGACGAGGGCTACGATGTGGCCCGCAAAGGAGTGGCGACGTTCATTGCCAACCTGCTGAAAAGCGATGAGAAAGGCCAGCCGGTCAACAAGGCGCTGGTGGACCAGATGGTGGTTGAGCTGGATCGAAAGATCAGCGCCCAGATGGATGAAATCCTGCACGCGCCGAAACTGCAGGAACTGGAATCGTCCTGGCGCGGCCTGAAACTGATGGTCGATCGCACCGAATTCCGCGAGAACATCAAGGTGGACATTCTCCATGCCACCAAAGCCGAGCTGCTGGAAGATTTCGAATTTGCCCCGGATGTCACCCAGGCCGGTTTTTACAAACACATATATTCCACCGAGTACGGCCAGTTCGGTGGCGAGCCGGTCGGTGCCGTGGTCGGCAACTACGCGTTCACCCCGTCCACACCGGACATGAAACTGCTGCAGTATGTGTCCTCCGTCGGCGCTATGGCCCATGCACCATTCCTGTCCTCGGTCGCGCCGTCGTTCTTCGGCGTCGACAGCTACCAGGAACTGCCGGCCATCAAGGAACTGAAGGCGGTTTTCGAAGGGCCAAAATACGCCAAATGGCGCTCCCTGCGTGAGTCCGAAGACGCCCGCTACCTGGGGCTGACATCGCCGCGCTTCCTGTTGCGGGTACCCTACGATCCCACCGAAAACCCGGTGCGCAGCTTCAACTACAAGGAAGATGTGTCCGGCGACCACGAGCATTACCTGTGGGGCAACACCGCCTACCTGTTGGCCACGCGCCTGACCGAAAGCTTCGCCAAGTATCGCTGGTGCCCGAATATCATCGGCCCGCAAAGTGGCGGCGCGGTGGAAGACCTGCCGGTGCACCTGTTTGAATCCTTCGGCCAGTTGGAAGCCAAGATACCCACCGAAGTGCTGATCACCGACCGTCGCGAATACGAAATGGCCGACGAAGGCTTCATCGCCCTGACCATGCGCAAGGGCAGCGACAATGCAGCATTCTTCTCCGCCAACTCGGTACAGAAGCCCAAACAGTTCCCCAACACCAAGGAAGGCAAGGAAGCGGAAACCAACTACAAGCTGGGTACGCAACTGCCTTACATGATGATCGTCAACCGCCTGGCGCACTACATCAAAGTGCTGCAGCGCGAACAGATCGGCTCCTGGAAAGAGCGTCAGGACCTGGAGCGGGAACTGAACACCTGGATCCGCCAATACGTGGCCGACCAGGAAAACCCACCGGCCGAAGTCCGCAGCCGCCGCCCCCTGCGTGCCGCGCAGGTAACCGTCTCGGATGTGGAAGGCGATCCGGGCTGGTACCAGGTGTCCCTGGCGGTGCGTCCGCACTTCAAGTACATGGGCGCCAACTTCGAACTGTCACTGGTTGGCCGACTGGACAAGGATTAA
- the tssF gene encoding type VI secretion system baseplate subunit TssF, with the protein MKLNRFYRDELSFLRLQGREFADAHPQLTRFLSEQSTDPDVERLLEGFAFLTGKLREKVEDEFPEITHSLLNMLWPNYLRPVPSCTIMRFDPQLHAISERQRVDRHTEIKSRPLGDATRQTQCRFRTCRAVEMFPVSVANAHAEHSREVSSVTVDLALHTDQPLSSLGMDSLRFYLGGENHVAETLYLWLNHYLERIELVVGKSVYRLPATMLQPVGFGNDEALLPYPKNAYSGYRILQEYLSFPEAFRFVDIHGLRQRLPAVQADEISLRFHFSRILPPDAKVREENFQLYCVPAVNLFSHEAEPVDLNGRQTEYRVSPSSRSPDHYEVFSIEQVEGWLEGRSGRGEPRIYTAFESFQHEVERDRGRTALYYRVRARDSVRGDGFDHYMSFVRGDESECMSRQEAISLTLTCTNRQLPSQLAVGEICMATESTPAFATFSNITRPTATLRPTLDGSLLWTLISNLSLNYLSMLDVDALRTVLRVYDFRALVDRQAERVSQKRLAGIAGIETSPVDRMVRGLPVRGIRSVLKLDQTAFASEGDLYLFGTVLSQFFALYASINAFHQLEVVNTDNQERYTWTLQQGQQPLM; encoded by the coding sequence ATGAAGTTAAACCGATTCTACAGAGACGAGTTGAGCTTTCTGCGATTGCAAGGAAGGGAATTCGCCGATGCCCATCCGCAGTTGACCCGGTTTCTGTCGGAGCAAAGCACCGATCCGGATGTCGAACGGCTACTGGAAGGCTTTGCCTTTCTGACCGGCAAACTCCGGGAAAAAGTCGAGGACGAGTTCCCCGAGATCACCCATTCGCTGCTCAACATGCTATGGCCCAACTACCTGCGGCCAGTGCCCAGTTGCACCATCATGCGGTTTGATCCGCAGCTGCATGCCATCAGTGAACGTCAGCGGGTGGATCGGCATACCGAAATCAAAAGCCGGCCGCTGGGCGACGCCACACGCCAGACCCAGTGCCGGTTCCGCACCTGCCGGGCAGTGGAGATGTTTCCGGTTAGCGTAGCGAACGCCCATGCCGAGCATTCCCGGGAAGTGTCGTCCGTGACCGTGGATCTGGCGCTACATACCGACCAGCCACTGTCATCCCTGGGTATGGACAGCCTGCGGTTCTACCTGGGCGGCGAGAACCATGTCGCGGAAACCCTGTACCTGTGGCTGAACCATTATCTGGAGCGGATTGAACTGGTTGTAGGCAAGTCGGTATACCGCCTGCCCGCGACCATGTTGCAGCCAGTCGGGTTCGGGAATGACGAAGCATTATTGCCGTATCCCAAGAATGCCTACTCCGGTTACCGGATTCTGCAGGAATACCTGAGTTTTCCCGAAGCCTTCCGCTTTGTGGATATTCACGGCCTTCGTCAGCGGTTACCGGCGGTGCAGGCGGACGAGATCAGCCTGCGATTTCATTTCAGCCGCATCCTGCCGCCGGACGCCAAAGTGCGGGAAGAGAATTTCCAGCTGTACTGCGTGCCGGCAGTGAACCTGTTCAGCCACGAAGCTGAGCCAGTGGATCTCAATGGGCGGCAGACAGAATACCGGGTTTCACCGTCGAGCCGGTCGCCGGATCACTATGAAGTCTTCAGTATTGAGCAGGTGGAAGGCTGGCTGGAAGGCCGCTCCGGGCGTGGTGAGCCGCGCATTTACACCGCATTCGAGAGCTTTCAGCACGAAGTGGAGCGGGATCGTGGCCGTACCGCTCTGTATTACCGGGTGCGGGCACGGGACAGTGTCCGAGGGGACGGCTTCGATCATTACATGTCGTTTGTGCGGGGCGATGAGTCCGAATGCATGAGCCGGCAGGAAGCGATTTCCCTGACGCTGACCTGCACCAACCGCCAACTGCCGAGCCAACTGGCGGTGGGGGAAATCTGCATGGCAACGGAGAGCACGCCAGCGTTCGCCACCTTCAGCAACATTACCCGGCCAACCGCCACCCTTCGACCGACGCTGGATGGCAGCTTACTGTGGACACTGATTTCCAACCTGTCACTGAACTACCTGTCCATGCTGGACGTGGATGCCCTGCGCACAGTGCTGCGGGTGTATGACTTCCGCGCGCTGGTGGATCGCCAGGCCGAGCGGGTATCCCAGAAGCGGCTGGCCGGCATTGCGGGCATCGAAACCTCCCCGGTGGATCGCATGGTGCGGGGGTTGCCGGTGCGGGGGATTCGGTCGGTACTGAAGCTGGACCAGACAGCGTTTGCCTCGGAAGGCGACTTGTACCTGTTTGGTACGGTTCTCAGCCAGTTTTTTGCGTTATACGCGAGCATCAACGCCTTTCACCAACTGGAAGTGGTGAATACAGACAATCAGGAACGGTACACATGGACGTTACAGCAAGGTCAGCAGCCGCTGATGTAG
- the tssG gene encoding type VI secretion system baseplate subunit TssG, with amino-acid sequence MDVTARSAAADVAELQPVLGNARRYNFFQLVDLIHRHHGDDLERSQDDQPRRERIRFSASAGLGFPGSDVVQAFSPEHEHAPYQMEVSFLGLHGSQSPLPGYYLEDLAWEAGQELGIRRHFLDFFNHRLVTLFHRAWRKYRYYVRFRPGASDGFSDHIFALVGLGDSRLRDATPVNWSKMLAYAGLMAGRSRSPEVVSGIVAHCFDLDDVSIEQWVLRRVAIPDDQQTRLGRANVALGYDTLVGNGIRDRSGKFILRIRNLGRQRFADFLPNGKDHQRLLKLVEFTTREQLAYDLELQMRPKDVKPMQTGVEVRLGWNSFVTPEKARKLPAVRLQIRR; translated from the coding sequence ATGGACGTTACAGCAAGGTCAGCAGCCGCTGATGTAGCCGAGCTGCAGCCGGTTCTGGGCAACGCACGGCGCTACAATTTCTTTCAACTGGTGGATCTGATTCACCGGCATCATGGGGATGACCTGGAGCGTTCTCAGGACGACCAGCCCCGGCGTGAGCGTATCCGCTTCTCGGCGTCGGCCGGCTTGGGGTTCCCGGGCAGTGATGTGGTGCAGGCGTTCTCTCCGGAGCACGAACACGCACCCTATCAGATGGAAGTCAGTTTCCTGGGGCTGCACGGATCGCAGTCGCCGCTGCCTGGCTACTACCTGGAGGACCTGGCCTGGGAAGCAGGGCAGGAGTTGGGGATTCGTCGCCACTTCCTGGATTTTTTCAATCACCGGCTGGTGACGCTGTTCCATCGGGCCTGGCGCAAGTACCGGTATTACGTGCGCTTCCGGCCCGGGGCGTCGGACGGTTTTTCCGATCATATTTTTGCCCTGGTGGGCCTGGGTGACAGCCGGTTGCGGGACGCCACACCGGTGAACTGGTCGAAGATGCTGGCCTACGCTGGGTTGATGGCGGGTCGCAGTCGTTCTCCGGAAGTGGTCAGTGGCATTGTCGCCCACTGTTTTGATCTGGATGACGTCAGTATCGAGCAATGGGTGTTACGCCGTGTCGCCATCCCCGACGATCAGCAGACCCGGTTGGGGCGGGCTAACGTAGCCCTGGGGTACGACACACTAGTGGGCAACGGCATCCGTGATCGCAGTGGCAAATTCATCCTGCGTATTCGCAACCTGGGCCGTCAGCGTTTCGCCGACTTCCTGCCCAACGGCAAGGATCACCAGCGGTTGCTGAAACTGGTGGAATTCACCACCCGGGAGCAGTTGGCCTACGATCTGGAGCTGCAGATGCGACCTAAAGATGTGAAACCGATGCAGACCGGAGTCGAGGTACGACTGGGCTGGAACTCGTTTGTGACGCCGGAGAAGGCGCGCAAGCTGCCGGCGGTTCGCCTCCAGATTCGCCGCTGA
- the tssE gene encoding type VI secretion system baseplate subunit TssE, with amino-acid sequence MFNHPASDGSQASTGSLFERLEQAAEPAGQSMDEVTHVVESIKRHLVRLLNAHPGNSASVPDLGLLDFNDATLGTHDLSVQIRGAIRQCIEKFEPRVKRVDVVNLPQGPDPLQLRFQVTVYLRVGSEDDKTTIDLLLDDKRYYRVM; translated from the coding sequence GTGTTCAATCACCCGGCCAGCGACGGATCGCAGGCCAGCACCGGCAGCCTGTTCGAACGACTGGAACAGGCGGCCGAGCCGGCCGGCCAGAGCATGGACGAAGTCACCCACGTTGTTGAATCCATCAAGCGCCATCTGGTCCGCCTGCTGAACGCCCACCCGGGCAACAGCGCCAGCGTACCGGACCTGGGATTGCTGGATTTCAACGACGCCACGCTCGGCACCCATGATCTGAGTGTCCAGATTCGCGGCGCGATCCGACAGTGCATTGAGAAGTTTGAACCCAGGGTGAAGCGGGTTGATGTCGTTAATCTGCCGCAGGGGCCAGACCCCTTGCAGTTACGGTTTCAGGTGACGGTCTATCTGAGGGTTGGTTCGGAAGACGACAAAACCACGATCGATTTGTTATTGGACGACAAGCGCTACTACAGAGTGATGTGA